The Desmonostoc muscorum LEGE 12446 genome includes a region encoding these proteins:
- a CDS encoding MOSC domain-containing protein has product MKLISVCVGLPREVSWKRKSVTTSIFKQPVNGRVMLRSLNLDGDRQADLTVHGGAEKAVYAYPMEHYTYWRQELPDEDLPWGAFGENLTIEGLSETEVNIGDRFSIGTAVVMVTQPRFPCFKLNLKFGRDDMVKRFLNSRLSGIYFSVVLEGEIGVGDEIKLVSRDENNVTVADIVQIYVREADDNLVRRAVQVPALADGLRTYFQQQIEPEH; this is encoded by the coding sequence ATGAAATTGATTTCTGTTTGCGTTGGACTGCCGCGTGAAGTGAGTTGGAAGAGAAAGTCTGTCACAACTAGCATTTTTAAGCAGCCCGTGAATGGAAGAGTAATGCTGCGATCGCTCAATCTAGATGGAGATCGACAGGCAGATTTGACCGTTCACGGGGGTGCCGAAAAAGCGGTTTACGCTTATCCAATGGAGCATTACACTTACTGGCGGCAGGAGTTACCAGATGAGGACTTGCCTTGGGGTGCGTTTGGCGAAAACCTAACGATTGAGGGCTTGTCGGAAACGGAAGTGAATATCGGCGATCGCTTTAGCATTGGCACGGCTGTTGTGATGGTGACGCAGCCACGGTTTCCCTGCTTCAAGCTCAATCTCAAGTTTGGGCGCGATGATATGGTTAAACGGTTTCTCAACAGCCGTTTGAGTGGCATTTACTTTTCAGTAGTCCTTGAAGGTGAAATTGGTGTAGGAGATGAGATCAAACTGGTGAGTCGGGATGAAAACAATGTCACAGTTGCCGATATTGTACAAATCTACGTGCGTGAAGCCGATGACAATTTAGTGCGTCGCGCTGTTCAGGTTCCAGCTTTGGCAGATGGTTTGCGAACTTACTTCCAACAGCAAATCGAACCAGAGCATTAA
- the rbsK gene encoding ribokinase: protein MTIIVFGSINIDLVATAPRLPVGGETLLGENFFQVSGGKGANQAVALARLGIPTQMVGRVGADNFGVELVNNLQASGVQTNNVFVDENVSSGVAIITVSQAGENQIVVIPGANGRVNQEDVQRLSNLLPEATALLLQLEIPIPAVVAAAKAARSANIKVILDPAPAQSDLPAELYPLVDIITPNEVEAGQLVGFAVDGEETAAQAAEILLQRGVKCAIVKLGAKGVFCATDKEKFFVPAFPVDVVDTVAAGDAFNGGLAAALFEGMSLHQAVVWGAAAGALAATKPGAQTSLPHRLTFDAFLKE from the coding sequence ATGACCATTATCGTTTTCGGCAGCATCAATATAGACTTGGTAGCCACAGCACCCCGCTTACCAGTCGGCGGAGAAACCTTGCTCGGAGAAAACTTTTTTCAAGTTTCGGGAGGTAAAGGAGCTAATCAAGCTGTAGCACTAGCTAGATTGGGAATTCCTACTCAAATGGTGGGGCGTGTTGGTGCAGATAATTTTGGTGTAGAACTTGTCAACAATTTGCAAGCATCTGGTGTGCAGACAAACAATGTTTTCGTTGATGAAAATGTTAGTTCTGGAGTCGCCATTATCACCGTTAGTCAGGCTGGAGAAAATCAAATTGTTGTGATTCCTGGTGCAAATGGACGCGTCAATCAGGAAGATGTGCAACGGTTATCAAACTTATTACCAGAAGCGACAGCACTACTTTTACAATTAGAGATTCCGATTCCTGCGGTAGTTGCAGCAGCTAAAGCAGCCAGAAGCGCAAACATCAAAGTCATTCTTGACCCCGCACCTGCACAATCTGATTTACCCGCAGAACTTTATCCATTGGTAGACATTATCACACCCAATGAAGTGGAGGCTGGGCAGTTGGTGGGTTTTGCTGTGGATGGAGAGGAAACAGCCGCTCAGGCAGCTGAGATTTTATTGCAACGGGGAGTGAAATGTGCGATCGTCAAACTCGGTGCTAAGGGTGTTTTTTGTGCAACTGATAAAGAAAAGTTTTTTGTACCTGCATTTCCAGTTGATGTAGTTGACACAGTAGCTGCTGGCGACGCTTTCAATGGCGGTTTAGCAGCGGCACTTTTTGAAGGAATGTCCTTACATCAGGCAGTTGTTTGGGGTGCAGCAGCAGGTGCTTTAGCCGCCACAAAACCAGGCGCACAAACTTCACTACCACATAGGTTGACGTTTGATGCTTTTCTCAAGGAATAA
- a CDS encoding ribbon-helix-helix domain-containing protein, with protein MAKVSISLPDELVSYIHQKVENPSALIENLLKQWRHQQEDTALAVACSLMDELELGWESEWQNAAITNWETLDCNTNLKIDCDK; from the coding sequence ATGGCTAAAGTCTCGATTTCGCTGCCAGATGAATTAGTGAGTTACATCCACCAAAAAGTTGAAAACCCTAGCGCCCTGATTGAAAATCTTTTGAAACAGTGGCGACATCAACAAGAAGACACCGCACTAGCAGTAGCTTGTTCTCTGATGGATGAACTGGAATTAGGTTGGGAGAGTGAATGGCAAAACGCAGCGATTACCAATTGGGAAACTCTCGATTGTAATACCAATTTAAAAATTGATTGCGATAAATGA
- a CDS encoding phytoene desaturase family protein has protein sequence MQNTDVVVIGSGIGGLSCAALLARYGFDVIVCESHSIPGGAAHAFERNGFKFDCGPSLYSGLSYSPSANPLRQVLDAIGSELPCVTYDTWGCFLPEGYFDTSVGAEQFSEVLRKLRGGNAVAEWQQLQRVMEPLASAATAMSPAALRFDLGAVQTVGRFAPSLLKHTGNIIKLTGSFSRIMDGVVKDQFTQNWLNLLCFLLSGLPADGTIAAEVAFMFADWYKAGAMLDYPIGGSGALVDALVQGLQRHGGQIKLGAHVQEVLVEGNRAVGVRLRDRQEIRARKAVISNASVWDTLKLLPEKAVAKQFRAQRQATPECDSFMHLHLGIDAQGLQTNLQCHYVVVNNWELGVTAPQNVVVISIPSTLDSSLAPPGKHVIHVYTPGNEPYAIWQGMDRRSEEYAEQKRSRAEVMWQALQRIIPDIRSRCEVTLVGTPLTHERFLRRHQGSYGPAIAAGSGIFPGPSTPLPGLLCCGDSTFPGIGLPAVAASGMIAANTLAPINKHLEMLEDIKCM, from the coding sequence ATGCAAAACACAGATGTAGTTGTCATCGGTAGCGGTATTGGCGGTTTAAGTTGTGCTGCTCTTTTGGCACGATATGGCTTTGATGTGATAGTCTGCGAAAGTCATTCCATACCTGGTGGTGCCGCCCACGCTTTTGAGCGCAATGGTTTCAAGTTTGACTGTGGCCCGTCTCTCTACTCTGGACTGTCTTACAGTCCCTCTGCCAACCCTCTGCGCCAAGTCCTGGACGCCATTGGCTCTGAATTACCATGCGTCACTTACGATACTTGGGGTTGTTTTCTGCCAGAAGGTTATTTTGACACGTCAGTTGGGGCTGAGCAATTTTCTGAAGTGTTGAGGAAATTGCGTGGTGGTAATGCTGTCGCCGAATGGCAGCAACTCCAGCGCGTTATGGAACCACTGGCGAGTGCAGCAACGGCTATGTCACCGGCAGCATTACGCTTTGATTTGGGTGCAGTTCAAACTGTGGGACGATTTGCCCCTTCTCTACTAAAACATACTGGAAATATCATCAAGTTGACTGGCTCTTTCAGCCGGATTATGGATGGTGTTGTCAAAGACCAATTTACGCAAAATTGGCTGAATTTGCTGTGTTTTCTACTTTCTGGGCTGCCAGCAGATGGCACGATCGCCGCAGAGGTAGCATTTATGTTTGCTGACTGGTATAAAGCAGGGGCAATGCTTGACTATCCGATTGGTGGTAGTGGTGCTTTAGTTGACGCCCTTGTACAAGGATTGCAGCGTCACGGTGGTCAGATAAAACTAGGCGCACATGTCCAAGAAGTGCTGGTGGAAGGTAATCGGGCGGTGGGTGTGCGTTTGCGCGATCGCCAAGAAATCCGTGCCCGAAAAGCAGTAATTTCTAATGCATCGGTTTGGGACACGCTGAAGCTGTTACCAGAAAAAGCAGTAGCAAAACAGTTCCGCGCTCAAAGACAAGCGACGCCTGAGTGTGATAGTTTCATGCATCTGCATTTGGGTATTGATGCCCAAGGATTACAGACAAATTTACAATGTCATTACGTTGTCGTGAATAATTGGGAACTGGGGGTAACAGCACCTCAAAATGTGGTGGTGATATCAATTCCTTCAACTCTCGATTCATCTTTAGCACCACCAGGTAAGCATGTGATTCACGTTTATACTCCGGGGAATGAACCCTATGCTATTTGGCAGGGGATGGATAGAAGAAGTGAAGAATATGCCGAACAAAAGCGATCGCGTGCAGAAGTAATGTGGCAAGCGCTACAGCGGATTATTCCAGATATTCGCTCTCGTTGCGAAGTCACACTTGTTGGTACACCTCTAACCCACGAGCGTTTTCTACGTCGTCACCAAGGTTCATATGGCCCAGCAATTGCAGCGGGTTCTGGTATATTTCCCGGCCCCAGTACTCCCCTACCAGGGCTGTTGTGCTGTGGAGATTCGACATTTCCCGGTATTGGTTTACCAGCAGTCGCCGCTAGTGGGATGATTGCTGCCAATACCCTTGCACCTATTAACAAGCATTTAGAAATGCTTGAGGATATTAAGTGCATGTGA
- a CDS encoding calcium-binding protein, whose product MPSVEPDENREHRIQTEIIVDAEDKEDRAMGWYYYLEETLNFPFMAKWTKKGRKSASVEEKQVEVLGMAPDDECLKDMFVEVADINGKDDDVYSAKLSEIVAIDADSETIEAIADWLYWIARGYKF is encoded by the coding sequence ATGCCTAGTGTTGAACCTGACGAAAACCGAGAGCATCGCATTCAAACAGAGATCATTGTAGATGCTGAAGATAAAGAAGACCGGGCTATGGGTTGGTACTATTACCTCGAAGAAACTCTGAATTTTCCGTTTATGGCTAAATGGACTAAGAAGGGGCGCAAATCCGCTTCTGTGGAAGAGAAACAAGTAGAAGTACTGGGAATGGCACCGGATGATGAGTGCTTAAAGGATATGTTTGTAGAAGTCGCTGATATTAATGGTAAGGATGATGATGTATATTCTGCAAAGTTATCTGAAATAGTAGCCATTGATGCTGACAGTGAAACGATTGAAGCGATCGCAGACTGGCTCTATTGGATTGCTAGAGGATATAAATTCTAA
- a CDS encoding sugar O-acetyltransferase, with the protein MEKTEKQKMLAGELYFAEDPELAAEHKRASCLLRNYNSTTEEQQEQRQQILQQLFGKVGQKVVIVPPFHCDYGSNIFAGDKLYMNYGCVILDCNTVHIGDHVLCAPYVQIYTAYHPTEPETRLSGRELAAPIKIGNNVWIGGGAIICPGVTIGDRTTIGAGSVVTKDIPENVIAAGNPCRVIRNLS; encoded by the coding sequence ATGGAAAAAACTGAAAAACAGAAAATGCTCGCAGGCGAGTTATATTTTGCAGAAGATCCCGAACTAGCTGCCGAACATAAACGAGCTAGTTGTCTGTTGCGAAATTACAATTCTACAACCGAAGAACAGCAAGAACAACGACAACAAATTTTGCAGCAATTATTTGGAAAAGTAGGTCAAAAAGTTGTAATCGTACCACCTTTTCACTGTGACTATGGTAGTAATATTTTCGCTGGCGATAAATTATACATGAACTATGGCTGTGTAATTTTAGACTGTAATACAGTTCACATTGGCGATCATGTGTTATGCGCCCCTTACGTGCAAATTTATACTGCTTATCATCCTACAGAACCCGAAACTCGCCTTTCTGGTAGAGAACTAGCAGCCCCAATTAAGATTGGTAATAATGTCTGGATTGGTGGCGGTGCAATTATTTGTCCAGGTGTAACTATTGGCGATCGCACAACCATTGGTGCTGGTAGTGTAGTTACTAAAGATATACCTGAAAATGTGATTGCTGCTGGCAATCCTTGTCGCGTGATTCGGAATTTATCGTAG
- a CDS encoding diguanylate cyclase domain-containing protein, with protein MFARKILVVEDEKSLASNIKNNLQKLGYFVSEITEPGEEAIQKVVEIHPNLVLIDIRLNRKINGVQLADIIQNNLHVPVVYLIDRSEYKILQKNQLIEPFMYILKPFIESDLHLVIEMALYKHQSEKKLQEEKQRLTAIINSMGRAVIVTYANGCIQMMNPIAEIITGWKQSEAFGKDLVEVVNLVDKDVGEAIENLATHVIEAGEVLNLPENCTLITKDGKEIPIGDNVAPIRDQNGNITGAVLVFQDITKRKETEAQLIRNAFYDGLTALPNRVLFLDRLRQAIERSKRKSDYYFGVLFLDLDNFKQINDRFGHGVGDDFLVAIARRLESCLRSGDTVARFGGDEFTVLLEDIKDVTDAINVARRIQDSLRLPLSLNGNQLYTTASIGIAWNCSSYEEPATLLQDADTAMYRAKRQGKATYAIF; from the coding sequence ATGTTCGCCCGCAAAATCCTAGTTGTTGAGGATGAAAAAAGCCTAGCCTCAAATATCAAAAATAATTTACAAAAATTAGGCTATTTCGTTTCAGAAATAACTGAACCTGGTGAAGAGGCAATACAAAAGGTAGTAGAAATTCATCCAAATTTAGTATTAATTGATATCCGGCTAAATCGGAAAATAAATGGTGTGCAACTAGCAGACATTATCCAGAATAATTTACATGTGCCTGTAGTCTATCTCATAGACAGATCTGAATATAAAATCTTACAAAAAAATCAGCTAATTGAGCCTTTTATGTATATATTAAAACCCTTTATTGAAAGTGATTTACATTTGGTGATTGAAATGGCTCTGTATAAACATCAGAGTGAAAAGAAATTACAGGAAGAAAAACAGAGGTTGACAGCGATTATTAACAGTATGGGTCGTGCAGTGATTGTGACATATGCAAATGGTTGTATTCAAATGATGAATCCAATAGCAGAAATTATCACTGGTTGGAAGCAAAGCGAAGCCTTCGGTAAAGACTTAGTAGAAGTTGTGAACTTAGTTGACAAAGATGTAGGAGAAGCAATTGAAAATTTAGCCACACATGTAATCGAAGCAGGTGAAGTTTTAAATCTACCGGAAAACTGTACACTAATTACCAAAGATGGCAAAGAAATACCCATTGGGGATAATGTTGCACCTATCCGCGATCAAAATGGCAATATTACTGGTGCGGTTTTAGTTTTTCAAGATATCACCAAACGCAAGGAGACAGAGGCACAACTGATCCGCAATGCGTTTTATGATGGACTGACAGCATTACCAAATCGTGTTTTATTTTTAGACCGACTCAGACAAGCAATTGAACGTAGTAAACGCAAAAGCGATTATTATTTTGGAGTTCTGTTTTTGGATTTAGATAACTTTAAACAGATTAACGATCGCTTTGGGCATGGAGTAGGGGATGATTTCTTAGTAGCGATCGCTAGACGTTTAGAGTCATGCTTACGCAGTGGCGATACTGTAGCACGATTTGGTGGTGACGAGTTTACCGTTCTTTTGGAAGATATTAAAGACGTGACTGATGCGATCAATGTTGCCAGACGTATTCAAGACTCCTTAAGATTACCCCTTAGCCTCAACGGAAATCAATTATATACTACAGCTAGCATTGGTATTGCTTGGAATTGTAGTAGCTATGAAGAACCTGCAACCCTGCTACAGGATGCTGATACTGCTATGTACCGAGCTAAGCGGCAAGGAAAGGCTACTTATGCGATATTTTAA
- the folB gene encoding dihydroneopterin aldolase, translating to MDCIHLTGIRCYGYTGYLPEEQVLGQWFEVDVRLWLDISTAAKTDAIEDTLDYRSVISLIQHLVKTSKFALVEKLVMAIADSILQQYDRITQVQVILSKPSAPIPDFGGTISIEVTKTKSNL from the coding sequence ATGGACTGCATTCATTTAACAGGAATTCGCTGCTATGGCTACACTGGGTATCTACCAGAAGAACAGGTGCTAGGACAATGGTTTGAGGTGGATGTGAGGTTATGGTTGGATATCTCCACAGCGGCTAAGACTGACGCCATCGAAGACACTTTAGATTATCGCAGCGTCATTAGCTTGATACAACATCTGGTCAAAACTTCTAAGTTCGCTTTGGTGGAGAAACTGGTAATGGCGATCGCAGATTCTATCCTCCAACAATACGATCGCATCACACAAGTCCAAGTCATTCTCAGCAAACCTAGCGCACCGATTCCAGACTTTGGCGGCACAATTAGCATTGAAGTGACTAAAACTAAGTCTAATCTCTAA